In Manis javanica isolate MJ-LG chromosome 9, MJ_LKY, whole genome shotgun sequence, one DNA window encodes the following:
- the MC2R gene encoding adrenocorticotropic hormone receptor, translating to MKHIINLYENINNTARNYSDCPRVVLPEEIFFTISTVGVLENLIVLLAVIKNKTLQLPMYFFICSLAISDMLGSLYKILENILILFRNVGFIKPQGNFETTADDVVDSLFILSLLGSVFSLSMIAADRYITVFHALQYSSIVTTRRAIIVLMVIWTCCMGSGIAMVTFSHHVPTVITFTSLIPLMLVFILCLYVHMFLLARSHARKISALPRANMKGAITLTILLGVFIFCWAPFVLHVLLMTFCPDNPYCACYMSLFQVNGMLIMCNAVIDPFIYAFRNPELRDAFKKIIFCNKYQ from the coding sequence ATGAAGCACATTATCAATCTATATGAAAACATCAACAATACAGCAAGAAATTACTCCGACTGTCCTCGTGTGGTTTTACCAGAAGAGATATTCTTCACAATCTCTACTGTCGGGGTTTTGGAAAATCTGATTGTTCTTCTGGCTGTGATCAAGAATAAAACTCTCCAGTTacccatgtactttttcatctGCAGCTTGGCCATTTCTGACATGTTGGGAAGTTTATATAAGATCTTGGAAAATATCCTGATCTTGTTCAGAAATGTGGGTTTTATCAAACCTCAAGGCAATTTTGAGACCACAGCAGATGACGTTGTTGACTCACTGTTCATCCTCTCCCTCCTTGGCTCCGTGTTCAGCCTGTCTATGATCGCTGCTGACCGCTACATTACAGTCTTCCACGCTCTGCAGTACAGCAGCATTGTGACCACACGCCGTGCCATCATTGTGCTGATGGTCATCTGGACATGCTGCATGGGAAGTGGCATCGCCATGGTGACCTTTTCCCACCATGTGCCCACAGTGATCACCTTCACATCACTGATCCCTCTGATGTTGGTCTTTATCCTGTGTCTCTATGTGCACATGTTCTTGCTGGCCCGTTCCCATGCCAGGAAGATCTCAGCCCTTCCCAGAGCCAACATGAAAGGGGCCATCACACTTACCATTCTGCTTGGGGTCTTCATCTTCTGTTGGGCTCCCTTTGTCCTTCATGTCCTCTTAATGACATTCTGCCCAGATAACCCTTACTGTGCCTGCTACATGTCCCTCTTCCAGGTGAATGGCATGTTGATCATGTGCAATGCAGTCATCGACCCCTTTATATATGCCTTCCGGAACCCAGAGCTCAGGGATGCATTCAAAAAGATAATCTTCTGCAATAAGTACCAGTAA